The Caldisericum exile AZM16c01 region TTTGGCATACGCTTAACAGAAACACCGTGGTGGACTATTGATTTAAGATAAGATTGGGTTAGACTACAAATAAACTACTAAAGGAGGCACATATGCTAAACGAATTTATGGAATTTTTGAAGCAGTACAATGTTATTGGTCTTGCAGTTGCGGTAATCATTGGAGGAAAATTGAATGAACTTGTGTCAAGTCTTGTAAATGACCTTTTGACGCCTCTTATTTTCAATCCTGTGCTAAATACTTTAAAACTCACAAGTATAGCAGAGTTATCGTGGCATGGTATCTTTTACGGAAAAGTCGTTTCGAATATTATAAGTTTTCTTATTGTTGCCTTTATTGTATTTTTACTCATTAAATGGGCAAACAGTATTTCTAAAGTAAAAACAGTTATAAAGAAAAATTGAATTAATTCCAGGCTTACAAGAATTTTGTCCAAGTTTTGCAAAAAGAGACTCGCGTGGTATAATTATTTCATGATGAGTGTGAAAAAAATATCATTTGTAATTTTGATAGCGCTTATTCTTAATCTATTTACTATTGGTAATATTAATGCTCAAAATTTAAACATTAAACTCATTAGATCCTTTGATTCTCAAATCAACACTATATACATAGCTTCAGCAACTATCCTCATTGGCACAGATGAAGGGCTTTACTACACCTCTGATAATTTTAAGACATTGCGAAAAAAGAACGAAGGCTTGACCGAGTTAAGTATCTCTGCTATAGATTACTATAATGGAAAATATTATATTGGTACAGATGGGGGAGGGCTTTATTTGGGAAGCCTTGAAGACGCACAATGGATAAGTCTCAGGAACCTTGTCGATTGCCCAAC contains the following coding sequences:
- the mscL gene encoding large conductance mechanosensitive channel protein MscL; this encodes MLNEFMEFLKQYNVIGLAVAVIIGGKLNELVSSLVNDLLTPLIFNPVLNTLKLTSIAELSWHGIFYGKVVSNIISFLIVAFIVFLLIKWANSISKVKTVIKKN